The proteins below are encoded in one region of Paracoccaceae bacterium Fryx2:
- a CDS encoding ABC transporter ATP-binding protein — protein MLKQLTKTYAGVAVLSDVSLTVAPGERVALLGHNGAGKSTMMKIILGLIPHDGGEVRVTGAAPGSAEARGATAYLPENVAFHPSLTGLEQMRFYLSLRGESPREALALLERVGLHAAAGRRIGTYSKGMRQRVGLAQALIGKPKLLVLDEPTSGLDPVSRRDFYALLDGLAADGAAILLSSHALTEVEARTDRIVILSQGALVAGGTLADLRRSAALPVTLHVTPRDGALAAVQAALPEAMAQGGALTLTCAQDAKLAVLTRITALGGLVADLDVLPPSLEDIYSHFSRRDGQ, from the coding sequence ATGCTGAAACAACTCACTAAGACCTATGCCGGGGTGGCGGTGCTGTCCGACGTGTCGCTGACGGTGGCGCCCGGCGAACGGGTGGCGCTGCTGGGTCACAACGGTGCCGGGAAATCGACGATGATGAAGATCATCCTCGGCCTGATCCCGCATGACGGCGGCGAGGTGAGGGTGACGGGCGCTGCACCGGGGTCGGCAGAGGCGCGCGGAGCCACCGCCTATCTGCCGGAAAACGTGGCGTTCCACCCCTCGCTGACCGGGCTGGAACAGATGCGCTTCTACCTGTCTCTGCGCGGCGAAAGCCCGCGCGAGGCACTTGCGCTGCTGGAACGCGTCGGCCTGCACGCGGCGGCAGGGCGGCGGATCGGCACCTATTCCAAGGGGATGCGCCAGCGGGTCGGGCTGGCGCAGGCGCTGATCGGCAAGCCGAAACTGCTGGTGCTGGACGAGCCGACCTCGGGCCTCGACCCGGTTTCGCGCCGCGATTTCTATGCGCTGCTCGACGGGTTGGCGGCTGACGGCGCTGCAATCCTGCTGTCATCGCACGCGCTGACGGAAGTGGAGGCGCGCACCGACCGCATCGTGATCCTGTCGCAGGGCGCGCTGGTGGCCGGCGGCACCCTGGCCGACCTGCGCCGCAGCGCCGCCCTGCCGGTAACGCTGCACGTCACGCCCCGCGACGGCGCGCTGGCGGCTGTGCAGGCCGCGCTGCCCGAGGCGATGGCGCAGGGCGGCGCGCTGACCCTGACCTGCGCGCAAGACGCCAAGCTGGCCGTGCTGACCCGCATCACGGCGTTGGGCGGTCTGGTGGCCGATCTCGACGTGCTGCCCCCCAGTCTCGAAGACATCTACAGCCATTTCAGCCGGAGGGACGGTCAATGA